Part of the Drosophila santomea strain STO CAGO 1482 chromosome 2L, Prin_Dsan_1.1, whole genome shotgun sequence genome is shown below.
TTGAAGGATTGGTGGAGCATACCAAGTGGTCCTACGACTGTCCCCAGTGTCAATCGCTCTTCTACCCGTTGCCAGAAACCCGAAGCTGCTCGGAGGCGGGCATACCGGAGGCTTACTGTACCTGCCACAACTACGAGGAAGTCCAGGAGGACCGCGGGACTTGGCGCATGGTCGAGCTGGTGGTCGATCGCATTAACCAATACCTCCAATATCATAACCTTCAGAGCCTGTGTAGCAATCTCACCCTGAGGGTGGTCAACGTCACTGAAGTAAGAATGCTAGAGAACGATGAACATGTAAGTCAGGGCAAAGGATTGCGCCATTATCACACCAAATTCCAGGTTCATCAGAATTTGGCCCAGTTCTTTGCCACCGTTCTCTACGATAGAAGAACTGAAGAACTCCAGATCAATGTGGAGCTAATTAGCCGAATAAATAGATACAGGACGGATGCGGAATGTTTAGACGACAGTGTTAAAAAGTTGTACTGCATATGCCTATCAAATATAAGAAACAATGAATCCATATTAACTATCCAGTAATCAAAGACcttaatatattatatgtatgcAAAACAGTTtatattccatttaaattgaacaaatattttcgaattttaattttatgcagaAGTAATCGCAAACTGGCTTAAGGAATATAATTTGTAACAGGAGAGAATGCTTTTGTCGAGTTTAACCACTATCTgatatccgttactcagctagcgGAAGTTCGAAGGGAACATTTCAACAATAATATTTTCTGGCGATTTTTGGACGTGGAAACTCAATAGAAAATTAAAAGACtaataaatagaataaaataacaaaatatttttcaaaatgatttACGGACAGGGCCAGATCGAcacggctattgatcctgatcaagattGTGTATGTTACAtagttttcaacgaatctagagTGCCCTCTACGAATAACCTGTATAAAAATagagaaatataaaaatgtatgttaTCACACAATTGTATCCATAAAATAATGAGGACTTTTACACTATGgtaaattttccatttttaaatttaatgcgCAAGTTATTTCAAGTTGTAAAATAATGACTAGCGTTGGCAGGTCGGTAAATCTAAAAACGCGTGTTCGCTCGAACGTTACAATTAGAGCACATCGAACTCTAAGAACACTCTGAACTTTAATAACTTTCAAAGTGTTTactgaaaattcaatttttgaCAGCCGATGTGTAAAGAAGCTTGAGACCATATTTTCGAGCACGCGTGCGTTATTTTTTCATAGCAAATCATAACGAAACCATGGTTATTCTTATTTAGGGGCTTTATCTTTAGAATTATTCTTAGTAGTGTCGTGTATGTGGTCGAAGGAACACCATGGAGATTCGAATTTGTTACACCCATTCGCTGTACAAGATCATTGCCTTGTGCTGCTTTTTGACCATCGCTCTTTGTCTATTATATCTATTAAATACGTCTTCGAATAAAGGTAATAAGGTTTATCCGCCTACCACGCGAGTTTCTCGAGTTTCAAAGAAGTCTGGACCGCAGAAATACTATGTGAAAACATCCAAGTGCCACATTCCCTTCGTTGATCCTTTTAACGACGAAGCTATGGAAGTTTACAAACCCAAAACACTAATCACCTGCTCGAGTGAGACCGATCTCATATcaacaaaatacaataaagTTATCAAACGGCATGTTCTGCACATCGACGACGAGGTCGCCCAAAAATTGCTTAATTTCACAGACACGGAATACAATTGCTTTTACCGCGAAATACAATATGGAAATTGTGTAGATACTTACGACAAGTAAGACAAGTGGGAGACCCCTATTTCGCTTGAAAATCATTACCCATATATTtcatcgtcatcatatatTTCGTAGTCTTAAGGGCAAAAAGTATTTCACGAGTGGTTACGAGGTGCCAGTCCACGTGGAGGGAATAATCGTCGAGTGCCAGACTGCTGAGGATCCGATAGTCGTCCTCCAGAAGGACGCCTTCACCTTCATCCAGCATCGGCCGCTGCCCAAGGACCTCATTAAGCCCAGGGCAGCTCGGAAGCCCAGTGTGATAATGTACGGTATTGACTCTCTTTCTCGGATAAACTTACGCCGAACTATGCCCAACGTTTTCAACTTTCTCCAGGGCCCAGGATGGTACGAGATGCAAGGATACAATAAGGTAGGAATATGAGTTACATGAATACAAGTTATACATCTAAACTCTAAACTGCGAATGCTTGATTTAAGTTTTTGgcaataattattataaaatgaaGTCATTGAATAGATTTCATTGAAGTAAGCTGGatagattattattattatttgtcgGCAGCCAATTCtcattatttaaatgcatgcTTATATCGCCAAAACTTTAATATCAACCACGGGTACAACTGTTCACATCGTTAAATATTGAACATTTGTGCGACCGGAATGGGGTAACAGCCCCGTCGAGAGTAAATATCTTTGAGTTCTTGTTAGTACTTGttgctaaaataaataattatttagcTGTGGAAAACTTGGACATGTTGGTTAAGTattgaaaacgttatcaccACCTAAAAATAAGCTGTGGGCCAAAAATAGAgtaatacataaaaaaattCCACGTTTTATTCCATTCAGGTGGCCGACAACTCATTTCCCAATATACTCGCTATTCTTAGTGGATATTCGCCCAGtacggcaaaaaaaaatgtgtgcGATACTGATGATGAAGGCTGCTTAGACAAAATGCCCATGATATGGAAGTATTTCGAGAATTCCAGTTATTTGACAGGATACGCGGAAGACGAAAGTACATTTAATCATTTCACCTTCAATAAGCCCGGATTCTCCAAGAAGCCGGTAGACTACTACTTTCGCCCATTGCTTAAGGCTCTGGAGTCCGAAATGGATGTGTACCGATTGCCGGGAAATAACATCATACGATACTGCCTGGGACGCAGGATAGCGAATCGTTATATCTACGACTATGCTCAGCAGTTCACGCAGCGTTTTGTGCACGATCGACCCATTTGGGGAATGTTCTGGTCAACTCACTTTAGTCACGACGATCCATTTCTGCCGTCGTCTATGCAGGAAAAGATTATTGGAGATCTGCTCGATATGCAAGAGGATGGAGCTTTGGAAGAAATGATAATGATATTTTTCGCCGACCATGGAACAAGATTTGGCAAGTTGACTAATCTGAAAGAGGGCTATCTTGAAGAGCGGCTGCCCATGATGTTTATATATCTGCCCCCCTGGTTCCGTGAGACATATCCATCTTATGTGAGGGCACTGGAGCTAAATCAGCACAGGCTTAGTTCCAACTTTGACCTCCACAATACACTCAAACATATCATAGAGATTGGAGGTACCCCAGATGGTCAAAAGCTACCCAAGTCCTTCGACTGCCCCACCTGCCAGTCGCTATTCTATCCCCTGCCGGAGAGTCGTACCTGTTCGGAGGCAGGCATTGAGGAGCACTGGTGCACCTGCGAACCCTACAAGACTATCACGGGACTGAGTTGGACCACTCCAATTGCCCACAGTGTGATCGATCGAATGAACGAGTATTTCGTTCAAAAGAACCTAACAAGCCTCTGCAGCAATCTGACATTAAACTATATCCATAAGACTGAGTTGAAAACGGGCCTGAACATTGATTGGCATcaagaaataaaagaaatggaaaCTGCTGTTTATCGTACAAAGTTCAAAGTGAAACAGAATAGTGCTGACTTCCAAGCCACAGTGGTCTACCATAATTCCACCAAATATGCCGAAGTAGATGTGGAGAAAATCAGCAGAACGAACTCCTACAAAAATGACTCCACTTGCATTGATGATAAGCTTTCGAAACTATATTGTATTTGTTTCATTGACCTCAACAAAAACTCTTAAGTACAAATAAAGTTCAAACCTTTACGTTTGTTTTTCCcctgttttccttttattcGTCGTATTTAGCCTCATCAGAGTGCCAATCTTATCTTTTACTGTTTCCCAGTATATTTAAAGGTTCCTTAACGAACCAAACTTTTGATATTAGTTGATAAATAAGTACTTAACATCAAACATTCTTTGGTCTCAATCGTCAAAAAAGTATCTATAAATCtcttaataaaattttatgttaGAAAGGATAGAAAGTCCTGTTGACAAAATTAACTCTTTTGATATCAAAGTTGTTAATCAAGATGCTCAATATATTATGCAACAACGCAATCGGAAAAGGACAAACTCGGAAAGAAACTCGGTTAGTTCATGGAATGCATGTGGTAATCGAGTGGTCTTCCGAACGATGCTCACCTCTACTTCGGACGAAAATTACTGGTGTaccacaataaaaataaaaattataactATTAATTTCGTGAGCAACTTTCGACTCTCTTTAGATTTTATTGAAATCGTACATTCTAACGGCTATCCCTAAGGCAAAGTCGGTATTTGTCCAGTGAAATAAAGTATTGAATTGAATTCTTCTAACTCTTAATCTAGGCGAACTAACTTACGCATTGGTCCCCCGCACCACACTCGATAACTCAACAAGCCAGCATTAACAGTACGCTTAGTCTAGATCGATTAGAAAACTATAAAACTTAGATATCCGTCTGCGCTGCGGATTCCTTTGAGtctacatctacatctacatataCGAGTCGACCGGATATCGCTCGGCCTCCTCGAGCATGTGCCGGAAATCGACGGGTACGGGTTGGCCCACGGGTCCGGTACCGGTTCCGGGTCTGCCGGGAACGTGTCCGTTCATCATCTGGCCGTGGGGTTTCCCACTCCCCAAGGCGCTTCCGCGACTCTTCAGATGGCCGTTCATCATGCTGACGTGGTGACTGATCGTGGGCACGGCACCTGGCACATTGGTTTCCAGGTCGTGGAGAATGGCATCCGTTTGCTCGTTCCGCATCATCTGATTACCCAGGTTGGCTGAGTCGTCTATATCCTCGGTTTTGTTCAACAAACGCTGGATGTGATTCCGGATGAGACGCTCGAACTCGCGCTGCACGGATGGACTATCCGTGTCTCCATCGACCtgttaatatattcatatattatGTTATAGCTATTTTATGTTTTCTGATTTTTCGGTTACTTACAATCTGCAAACGATTACTGGTATCCAGAATCTTAAGCATAGGCAGAGTTTGCTCACGAAAGAGCTCCAAGCGGCGGCGAAAGGAGGAAACCGTGTCATCTATACGTCCTCTGCCTAACTGAAGTTTTGAGCAATCCAGCAGGATTATAGGCGGTAGTTGTTTGTACTGAACAATACAAATGGaggaaaaattataaaaattgttaGAACAATAGCAAATTATCAAAGGTAAAGTATAGTAACTTAAACCTTAGGATTTATAAATTACCTTATTCTCAAAGTACTTGACTTGCTGCAGGTTTCTGGGATAGCCGTCTACGATAATTCCAGTTCTATCTCGCAACTGGCGCAGATTGGTTTCCAGGAGCTGATTCAGTGACTTCTCTGGGGCCATATCCCCAGCCGCCAAGGCTTCCTTGACGGCGAAGCTCTCCGTATTGGCACGTGGTGCAGAGTCCGTGATGTTGCGCAAAAGACGACCGACactaaaaaataatatcagTTTaagcaacattttttaataaacacatCTAATGCCACGTACCTGATGTGAGCCCAGCCAGGATTTAGTCCCACTGCCTTGAGGCAAAGTGTGGCCTTGTTGCTGCCCGGACCGCCGATCACCCAGATAATAGGTGGCAGATCCGATCCCGGTTCACCTGGTCCAGCAGCCAGACGCAACTTTGGCTGCTGGGTGACCACAACACCGCTGTCATCATCCGCACTGGTGGTGCCCGTTTTCAGGGCTGTCACGGCTCCATTTGGCCCACCATCCATCCGTTCGATCGCCAAATCTCTGGCCAAAACGGTTCCCGCAGTTTCAGAGGCATTGGTCGCGATGTCTTCTGCAATTTGAGTCCCTTGTTGGGCTTGACTTGGTGCGGTGTCTACGCTAACTATACTGCCGGGTATATCATGTATCCCTCTGCCCATACCTGTAACTCCATTCATCACGGCCTCTTGGTTCTCGAGGGTGCTCAGTATATCGAGGACGGCGGTGCGAAAGTCTTTGTATACCTCTGTGGGCGCACGTTCGCCATTTAcctgcaaaaaacaaaaaacataatttaaatatattatattattgatTTAGGAGCACTAGCAAttgtaattggtttttttAACTTCTCATACTTTAGAATTATTACAATATGGACATACTTACGGCCAGCAACATGTCGCTCTGATCAAAATAATCGGCGACTGGCATcacatttttaaagaaattttctAATTCCATTTTGGCTAAGGAGAGTACTACATGACCTAATTTGGCCCCATAATCGATTTGCTTCTGTAGAACCGATTGACGCCAGGATATTAGAATCACGCCATTCACGACTTGAATCTGAAAATAACGTATAAAAACAGTCCATCAAGGAagattcattttttatttgtgacTCCAAATTGTTATGTCCTACTTATGCAATGATAGGTCTGTATACCATAGTTAACGCCATGTGTTTGAAACTCCCCAAGTACCGTTTGCACCAAGTCTGTCCAATTAGCACtttcatatataatatactcgtacattgAAGACAGTGTAAATCCATGGGAATTATGGCCAAATAAACACACTGTCGGCGACCCATTTGCCAGTTAATTAGTTGAAATAGTTCAGCAGCAATTTACTGGGCAAATAAAGTGTGCGGCAACCAAAATGGcttcataataataattggGTGAGCTGGTGGGGAAGACAGCAAAAAATGGTCGCTAGCGTGGAAAATTACCTTTTCAGAATACTCGACTACGTCGCGCATGGAGCGTGGATATCCCGATATCAGGTATGCTTTGGCAGCTGgagccattttcatttccaacATCAGCACCTCGGTGACTGTTTTCGACGACAGTTGCGAGAAGTCTTGCATGTCTGTGGgaagaaaatgttaaatactTGCCTACGAGCTAAGGtgtctaaaagtatgcagcactATATCTATAAAGCAGAGTGCACTTAGGTCTGTCTCTCCTTTAAAACATACTTTTGTATACCTTCTGGCCTTAAAGCCCAAATTACTCGTATCTTACCATTGCCCATTGCATATTGCTGGAGGAGATCCATCATATTGATGTGCGTTACGCCGCGTCGCTCCTGCATGAAGGTATCGCAATGGGTGACCTTGCCACTACCGGGGCCGCCTAAAACAAATATCACTGGCACTTTGGGCGGATCGAATTTGATTTTTCCAGCATTTTGCATATCGATAGCGCCGACATTGGTAGAACCCAATCGTCCTGCCGCCGCAGCGGCCTCCAAATCGCCAGCATTTTGGGCATTTCGATTCCGTGTAAGATTCCAATCGTTGCCTGGTTCGCCGGTATCTTGTGCCGCGCTGGCATCTAGCAAATGAAGTTATTATAAATACATAGAATTAacacaatatttttttacaaaaatacaaaatcaacGACTAGCGAAAGGCAAAATTGAATGCATTCCTTAACGGCAACTCTTTGGTTGTAACATTCATGGATAGGAAAAGATAACTTAAACTCATTATTTCATTATTCCAATGCTAACCCTTTTCTTTAAAAGACAATGTTTCAAAAAGACTCCGAAAATGTTTTGGTTCCCAAGTAGAAGCAACAGTTGACTTCGGCAAAAGCGCAGAAATTTTCCAACCGGAAACCGGATGTGTTGGCAAGTTAGCGAAAGGAAGCCGGGGACCGGAACAAGGCAAGGGCAGCCATAACGTGCCAAGTTGGCATTAGCCATTAGCCAGCCTTCAGCGAGGCCGGAAGCAATTTGCCAGGAGTAGGAAATTAGTGACAGAAAACACACGCACCTGATGGGTGGAAGGGAGCCAGGGAGCGAAACAAATCGCGAAGCCCATCATTAAAACATgtttaacaattatttaattgtatgGCAACCGTGTTTAGTATAGAATGGCGTCACCGCTGAATTCATTCATGGAAAATCAGCTGCGGCACCGCGATTCCATAGCATTCAATACCAAACTCATTCCACTCTTAATTTCCCCATAGAATTTTCACGTTTTCCCACCCGCTGAACCAGTTCAGTCTtgtgacatttttattgattttcctgcagttttatttaattgacatgttttgttattgttgctatCCCTTTTCGTCTCGGGGATTTCCCTGTTGTATCGTGCTtcctgtttgtttttgtgagTGACGCCAGTTTCAAGATTTATGTGTACTAGCTTCGGTGGTCAACGAACATGTCCAAGGACCTGGCAGCCATGGAGGCCAAAGAGTCCAAGTTCCGATACAAATTATAGCGTTGTGCAAGGTCTCGATTTTGATATAACGCTAtgtgtatacatataaaaGCAACGTTTTGTCACAGgtaattgttttttctttcaataaatttcaagCAAAGTGATTGCAGTAATTTCAATTGTACCTGTCCTTTAAATTGTGTTCAATTGAATATGTCAGCGGGactaaaaagaaaaaattaaactgcTGCCATGGGGTTCAAAAATGTCGAGTGCCTCTTTAAATGTTGTAGTTCAAATAAGTTTCTGTTTTCACATtacctaaaaatatattaaatttatgtttactGTACACATGCGTAACTCAAAGATAGGTACAAAGAGAGTATAGACTGTACCCTCAAAGTATGCTGCAAAATAGTTCATAAGTGTTCATTCAGTGTTCATCTAAAAGCTTTTCTATTCCTAAACCGATTGACATTGAAAACTCGTGGTTAGGAAAACCCATGAAGTTTCTATACTGCGTTTCACCTGTAGTGTTCGCCTGCGCGACTCATTAGGGTCCTTTTTGTTATCTTTGGCCGTGGAGAGGCAATGCTAATCTTTGATTACAAATCTCATGCATGTGGCATTACTCACCTGTGTCTAAACAAATACCCATTATCCATTCGGTGGCCAGTATAGCTGAATTTTCGCAATAGTGTTTTCCCTAccgcacacacccacacactcgaGCCCACTCACTTTCCACTTTAAAATGATTATCtcgttaaaaataaaaattagatGAAGCGTGCAATTCAGGCGCAGTTCTCGATGGAAATTGGTAGGATTCCACAAATGTTTTGCACTCTGTAACTGCGTCTGTCCATGACTACCGTGTGTGGTATTCGGCCGatgtatattataaatatgtgtacatttattatttggtatCTCTGGGATACTTGTTCTCGCGCTTTATCGTCGGCAACACGCACCACAACGAACTACATGACGTTGCCGGTTTTGGTGTTTTGATTCCTGCATTAGCCGCGAACTACTCAGCCGACTTGGATTCCGATTTTCGATATCCGAGTGCTCCACGGTGCCAACGGTGCCAACGGTTCAACAGTTGAACAAACCGAGCACGTACAACTCGACGAACGTCCGAAACGAAACTGAGTTTCAGAATTGACAACTGACTCGGTTTTTAGCTCTACGAGCGCGGTTCCCCTGGTCACTATTCCAATTAATGAATACTTTATGAGCAGCGGTTCCAGCAGTTTCGTACCCCCAATGCAGTTCCAGTTTAGCGTGGGTGGTCGCGATTTCCTTGTCCTGCCCCATTGGAAGCTTCACGCACGACCTTAGAACACCTCAGTGCCCACCATCTGAAATCCACCTCACATGTCCGTGTCATTCATGGGCCGCCATTTGTTTATGCGCTCCAAACAAAGTGTCCTatgtcctgtgtcctgtgtcctggAACCAGCGGTGCGTTTCTCATACATCCTTCACACACATGTGTGGGCTCTCTCGTACATGACAtggtttttaaaacattttcccggtttttgttttgctttccgTGCTGGCGTTCTGGTGTCCTGTCGTCTGTGCCGTTTGTTGTTGGCGGTGAGCCATCGGTTTTCATAGGTGTAAATAAATCCTCTGACTTGCAGCTGTCCAGGTCAAGAGGCAACGTACCAGGTAACGTGGTTCAAAAAAATAGTTACAGCTAATATAAGCCATATTTGcagattttaaatttagctTAGTGACTTGTGCATTTAAACAAATACTTAAGAAGGAAGGCCAAAAAGATTAAAAAGGTTTTATACATTAGGCAAGACAGTTTTTACCATGGGAAAGGTGTACATGCAGGGTATACTTGTGAGAATATTAAGCCATATgcttaaaaattgtaatttctaaTATCAACTATTAGagttaaaataaaagaaaaatattatactttccatataattaaaaattagatataaaatctatataattatttaaataaagtacCATGCATAATTGGCAGATACGATAAAGCTAGCACTACAAAAATGTCCTTTGCTGCTTTTTGAAAGTGTGTGTTCATTGTAAATCACTTTCATAACTCCGATGGCGGAGAAAGTGCGCAGTCATGGCGACTCACAGTGACAAGAGCCCCAAAATTGATAAATCCAGTGGGGCAGGGGCAGTGGTAACATAGGGTTGGATTCTTTATACAATAGGTGGGAATTGGAACACTGGACTGTGTGTTGTGCAGTGGGCTGGCtttcaattaatatttcaCACTATTAATTGgcgttatttatttagtttactTTCAGTTGCAGTTCAATGATACCTCATTTTTGGGGGAGGACTAGACGCAATGTGGGGACAGCTGTCAAAGTTTCCAAAATGTGTTCAATTAAAATTCTATTGGATTCGTTGGGGGTTTTTTGAAGTTGACACTGGGCGAGGGTGTAGGTAGCATAGGCCTGTCAAGGACACTAGAAGAAGTTCAAAGCTCAAGGAAACTTCATATCGATCAAATTGGTCTCATATCGATCCGTGGGCAACCACAGATGCGACGCCTAATTTGTTGGAATTTTCGACATGTCATGTGCCGTCGACACAAGgacggcaacaacaaagatACCAACAGCCGAATTGACCAAAACGAACcaccagccaaccagccaaccagccaaccagccaatTGACATTGAACTCACACCTGACCAGCAGTCCTGGACTTACTTTTCCAGCTTATGCGTTAGGCAGATCCTTGCAATGACCACCAGCAAACACAGCGGTGAAACAGGGAAACAGTCGCAGCTCGTGGCCCGTGCTCGTCCTTGGGCCCCCTGGGCGGGTCCTTTGGCTATTAAATCCCCGTTTCCAGCTTAATTAAGGCTACGCGTTTTGGCCAACGTGTGTACACAATGGCAGACGGGGGGCGGCCAACTTAGGGTTAAGCAACTCGAACCGAACATCTGTGATTAAGGACACTGGCTAAGGAGCTTCTTTGTTGGCGTAAAGTGCGTTGAAAGGATgagaaattatgaaaatacCTTCAAACGAATTACAGGTGAGatctaataaattatttgagCACATTGTTGAGAATGGTCTAATACAAATGTAAGACACATACATCCTTAAGTTGAATTAAATAATGACTTCCAATaatcatatataatatacatttttaacaaTGTGAACTTGAGCCGCTCCTTTGAATTACTTTAATACTTCGAAAGACGAACAATGGatctaataatataattagaTGCAACTCACAATGAAAATCTCTTGGCAATGGCGAACATTTATAAATAGATAGTCCTTGCCGGCTTATTACCCCCAACTCAATGTCCTTCGGGCCTATTTGGGCTAATGCGACCATTCAACAGTGATTAGGGGCTTGAGTAAAGTATTTACACAATTCTTACTCAGCCACACTGATAGCTAATTGGCATGGCATTTTTCTTGGTACACATGTACCAAGACATCCAGTCATCCGAATGTGGTCTGATATAAATTCTTAATTATCAACTGTGAAGTTCCCAAAGGCGGGCGTGTCAAACGAATTGAAAAACCCCGAAGGCTATTGGGTAGATAGATTTCTGCTTTCCTTTTTGAACTTTTAACTATTTGAATTTTTGATCAGAATTCTTGAGCATGTTTTCTGTTTAACTTTAAATATTGATTCCACCGAAGGACATAGACCGGGCTTGCCTTCAAAGCCTTCAAAGTTGGGTAACAATACTCCACAGAAcgaatttatttacttaacacaaaacaatataatataatatcaCTGGTTATAAATTCTACAAGTTGATTTGACTAAATACTACCGACTAAATCTTACAGTGATCTATTAACTCTTATTCGTCAGTTCGCCAGTGGGCAAATAAGCCTGATTCTCATAGCCAGCGAAATTGCCCAATACCATTGATATGCGCGATGGTGAGTGCTGTATTCCATTTCCAGATTTATCATCTAGTCCATTGGTTTGCCCATTTGATTTCGCACTGGTGGGCAGTACGAAATTAGCATTTCGGCAGCGTCGATGGAGGAACAATCGCAGCTTGAAGAAGGCAAAAAGCAGCACATAAATGCAACAGGACAAAATAAGTACGCCAACGACCGTGATGAAGGCGTTCTGAGGTTTGCTCCAGTCAATAACATGGTAGATATAAGGCTTGCCTTTCCTATAGAGAATGGGGTATTTGTAAATCAGAGCTCATTGTTTGCGGTTAGAAATGTAAAACTCACTTATTAATGCCGCCACACAAGTGATAGATATAGGAAAAGATGGCAAACACAACTCCAAAAACCACTGGCAGAAATATATGCAGCAACCGCAGGGGATGGGCTACAATCCACAGATCGATGA
Proteins encoded:
- the LOC120458431 gene encoding uncharacterized protein LOC120458431 gives rise to the protein MEIRICYTHSLYKIIALCCFLTIALCLLYLLNTSSNKGNKVYPPTTRVSRVSKKSGPQKYYVKTSKCHIPFVDPFNDEAMEVYKPKTLITCSSETDLISTKYNKVIKRHVLHIDDEVAQKLLNFTDTEYNCFYREIQYGNCVDTYDNLKGKKYFTSGYEVPVHVEGIIVECQTAEDPIVVLQKDAFTFIQHRPLPKDLIKPRAARKPSVIMYGIDSLSRINLRRTMPNVFNFLQGPGWYEMQGYNKVADNSFPNILAILSGYSPSTAKKNVCDTDDEGCLDKMPMIWKYFENSSYLTGYAEDESTFNHFTFNKPGFSKKPVDYYFRPLLKALESEMDVYRLPGNNIIRYCLGRRIANRYIYDYAQQFTQRFVHDRPIWGMFWSTHFSHDDPFLPSSMQEKIIGDLLDMQEDGALEEMIMIFFADHGTRFGKLTNLKEGYLEERLPMMFIYLPPWFRETYPSYVRALELNQHRLSSNFDLHNTLKHIIEIGGTPDGQKLPKSFDCPTCQSLFYPLPESRTCSEAGIEEHWCTCEPYKTITGLSWTTPIAHSVIDRMNEYFVQKNLTSLCSNLTLNYIHKTELKTGLNIDWHQEIKEMETAVYRTKFKVKQNSADFQATVVYHNSTKYAEVDVEKISRTNSYKNDSTCIDDKLSKLYCICFIDLNKNS
- the LOC120458181 gene encoding adenylate kinase isoenzyme 5 isoform X1, translated to MGICLDTDASAAQDTGEPGNDWNLTRNRNAQNAGDLEAAAAAGRLGSTNVGAIDMQNAGKIKFDPPKVPVIFVLGGPGSGKVTHCDTFMQERRGVTHINMMDLLQQYAMGNDMQDFSQLSSKTVTEVLMLEMKMAPAAKAYLISGYPRSMRDVVEYSEKIQVVNGVILISWRQSVLQKQIDYGAKLGHVVLSLAKMELENFFKNVMPVADYFDQSDMLLAVNGERAPTEVYKDFRTAVLDILSTLENQEAVMNGVTGMGRGIHDIPGSIVSVDTAPSQAQQGTQIAEDIATNASETAGTVLARDLAIERMDGGPNGAVTALKTGTTSADDDSGVVVTQQPKLRLAAGPGEPGSDLPPIIWVIGGPGSNKATLCLKAVGLNPGWAHISVGRLLRNITDSAPRANTESFAVKEALAAGDMAPEKSLNQLLETNLRQLRDRTGIIVDGYPRNLQQVKYFENKYKQLPPIILLDCSKLQLGRGRIDDTVSSFRRRLELFREQTLPMLKILDTSNRLQIVDGDTDSPSVQREFERLIRNHIQRLLNKTEDIDDSANLGNQMMRNEQTDAILHDLETNVPGAVPTISHHVSMMNGHLKSRGSALGSGKPHGQMMNGHVPGRPGTGTGPVGQPVPVDFRHMLEEAERYPVDSYM
- the LOC120458181 gene encoding adenylate kinase isoenzyme 5 isoform X3, whose product is MQNAGKIKFDPPKVPVIFVLGGPGSGKVTHCDTFMQERRGVTHINMMDLLQQYAMGNDMQDFSQLSSKTVTEVLMLEMKMAPAAKAYLISGYPRSMRDVVEYSEKIQVVNGVILISWRQSVLQKQIDYGAKLGHVVLSLAKMELENFFKNVMPVADYFDQSDMLLAVNGERAPTEVYKDFRTAVLDILSTLENQEAVMNGVTGMGRGIHDIPGSIVSVDTAPSQAQQGTQIAEDIATNASETAGTVLARDLAIERMDGGPNGAVTALKTGTTSADDDSGVVVTQQPKLRLAAGPGEPGSDLPPIIWVIGGPGSNKATLCLKAVGLNPGWAHISVGRLLRNITDSAPRANTESFAVKEALAAGDMAPEKSLNQLLETNLRQLRDRTGIIVDGYPRNLQQVKYFENKYKQLPPIILLDCSKLQLGRGRIDDTVSSFRRRLELFREQTLPMLKILDTSNRLQIVDGDTDSPSVQREFERLIRNHIQRLLNKTEDIDDSANLGNQMMRNEQTDAILHDLETNVPGAVPTISHHVSMMNGHLKSRGSALGSGKPHGQMMNGHVPGRPGTGTGPVGQPVPVDFRHMLEEAERYPVDSYM
- the LOC120458181 gene encoding adenylate kinase isoenzyme 5 isoform X2; translated protein: MGICLDTDASAAQDTGEPGNDWNLTRNRNAQNAGDLEAAAAAGRLGSTNVGAIDMQNAGKIKFDPPKVPVIFVLGGPGSGKVTHCDTFMQERRGVTHINMMDLLQQYAMGNDMQDFSQLSSKTVTEVLMLEMKMAPAAKAYLISGYPRSMRDVVEYSEKIQVVNGVILISWRQSVLQKQIDYGAKLGHVVLSLAKMELENFFKNVMPVADYFDQSDMLLAVNGERAPTEVYKDFRTAVLDILSTLENQEAVMNGVTEDIATNASETAGTVLARDLAIERMDGGPNGAVTALKTGTTSADDDSGVVVTQQPKLRLAAGPGEPGSDLPPIIWVIGGPGSNKATLCLKAVGLNPGWAHISVGRLLRNITDSAPRANTESFAVKEALAAGDMAPEKSLNQLLETNLRQLRDRTGIIVDGYPRNLQQVKYFENKYKQLPPIILLDCSKLQLGRGRIDDTVSSFRRRLELFREQTLPMLKILDTSNRLQIVDGDTDSPSVQREFERLIRNHIQRLLNKTEDIDDSANLGNQMMRNEQTDAILHDLETNVPGAVPTISHHVSMMNGHLKSRGSALGSGKPHGQMMNGHVPGRPGTGTGPVGQPVPVDFRHMLEEAERYPVDSYM